Proteins from one Faecalibacterium sp. I3-3-33 genomic window:
- a CDS encoding alpha/beta fold hydrolase produces MKIYHFGAEDAPVLLLLPGTCCHWKSNFGAVIPLLADSFRVLCVSYDGFDETEQTEFPTMLEETEKIETYLKIHCGGHIRAAYGCSLGGSFVGLLAARKNIHMDYGILGSSDLDQASPLAARLQTDFLLPLIYPVVRDGKFKAKFLQKRLDKRARESGDYVKAFLKMFGEARPYVTMQSCKNQFYSDLITPLPDKIHVPGTEIHIFYALKMGAKYRARYQQHFAHPVLHEQNLQHEELLACHPEQWAHLVKSIAL; encoded by the coding sequence ATGAAGATCTACCATTTTGGTGCAGAGGATGCCCCGGTGCTGTTGCTGCTGCCGGGCACCTGTTGCCATTGGAAAAGCAATTTCGGTGCGGTGATCCCGCTTCTGGCTGACAGCTTCCGGGTGCTGTGCGTCAGCTACGATGGTTTTGATGAGACTGAACAGACTGAATTTCCCACCATGCTGGAGGAGACCGAAAAGATCGAGACCTACCTCAAGATCCACTGCGGCGGTCACATCCGGGCGGCCTACGGCTGCTCTCTGGGCGGCTCGTTTGTGGGACTGCTGGCGGCGCGGAAGAATATCCACATGGACTACGGCATTCTGGGCAGCTCCGATCTGGATCAGGCATCGCCGCTGGCGGCAAGATTGCAGACTGATTTTCTGCTGCCATTGATCTACCCTGTGGTGCGGGACGGAAAGTTCAAGGCAAAATTTCTACAAAAGCGTCTGGATAAGCGTGCCAGAGAGTCGGGGGATTATGTCAAAGCCTTTCTGAAAATGTTCGGTGAGGCCCGCCCTTATGTGACCATGCAGAGCTGTAAAAATCAGTTCTACTCCGATCTTATCACTCCGCTGCCGGATAAGATCCATGTACCCGGTACCGAGATCCATATTTTTTACGCCCTGAAAATGGGCGCAAAATATCGTGCCCGGTATCAGCAGCATTTTGCACATCCTGTTCTCCATGAGCAGAACTTGCAGCACGAGGAATTGCTGGCCTGTCACCCGGAGCAGTGGGCGCATCTGGTAAAAAGTATTGCATTGTGA
- a CDS encoding MBL fold metallo-hydrolase codes for MSKKATEFQRKAMSWMYRGKEIFKPLNTGRIDENVACVREWVANIFFYRKGDTTIMIDAGYNYERLAEKMHWLGIDPQSIRHILITHQDTDHVGAVEADSPGLFRNANLYIGEIENRYLTGEERRKVIYHLYKLPQVTINNEKVLLHDGEVIDIDGIRIECFLVPGHTWGHMVYLVDDKYLFTGDTLWFGADGGYSFISSLAEDNKLAVKSLALLEKKLRKRGLHPLFVTGHTGWTDNMEFAFAHKNELCSPFKKRAHDPNALYDAYDESDDTEENSKSGYLKGVGR; via the coding sequence ATGTCGAAAAAGGCAACGGAATTTCAAAGAAAAGCAATGAGCTGGATGTACCGGGGCAAGGAGATTTTCAAGCCTTTGAACACCGGCCGGATCGACGAGAATGTTGCCTGCGTGCGCGAATGGGTGGCAAATATCTTCTTCTACCGCAAGGGCGATACCACCATTATGATCGATGCCGGATACAACTATGAACGGTTGGCAGAGAAGATGCACTGGCTGGGGATCGACCCGCAGTCCATCCGGCACATCCTCATCACCCATCAGGACACCGACCATGTGGGTGCGGTGGAAGCAGACAGTCCGGGGCTGTTCCGGAATGCGAATCTGTACATCGGCGAGATCGAGAACCGGTATCTCACCGGCGAGGAGCGGCGAAAAGTCATCTATCATCTCTATAAATTGCCGCAGGTCACGATCAATAACGAAAAGGTACTGCTGCACGATGGTGAGGTCATCGACATCGACGGGATCAGGATCGAGTGTTTTCTCGTTCCCGGTCATACATGGGGACATATGGTCTATCTCGTTGACGATAAGTACCTTTTTACCGGCGACACGCTGTGGTTTGGTGCGGACGGCGGATACAGTTTTATTTCTTCGCTGGCAGAGGATAACAAGCTGGCGGTGAAGTCTTTGGCTTTGCTGGAGAAAAAGCTGAGAAAACGTGGGCTGCATCCGCTGTTCGTTACCGGTCACACAGGTTGGACGGACAACATGGAGTTTGCCTTTGCGCACAAAAATGAGCTGTGCTCGCCTTTCAAGAAAAGAGCCCACGACCCCAATGCGCTTTACGATGCCTATGATGAATCCGATGATACTGAGGAAAACTCAAAAAGCGGGTACTTGAAGGGCGTGGGAAGATAA
- a CDS encoding alpha/beta fold hydrolase: MRTLEYGKEHEKTLLFLPCTAEPEWAFADSVGLLSQDYHVIQIVYDGHGETGEDFISVETTVDEVTDWLQARGITHLNAAYGCSLGGACLTRFLALGKIPVERAVIDAGITPYRMPLILRRLACLRDDLGFRLIAKSRKVLETVYPPERWTMPGRDPVKEYDALAAYLKTYSKRTVRNIFWSANNYTLPTKPAEMGCQITYWYGEEEKQARHSNICFIKQYFPRAQLHEIPKMDHAELVMMYPQDFYRRIMEFLTHTSAAQNKRS; this comes from the coding sequence ATGAGAACTTTGGAATATGGAAAAGAACATGAAAAGACGCTGCTGTTTCTGCCGTGCACGGCGGAGCCGGAGTGGGCGTTCGCCGACTCGGTTGGCCTGCTTTCGCAGGATTACCATGTGATTCAGATCGTCTATGACGGTCACGGCGAAACGGGAGAAGACTTTATCTCTGTGGAGACGACAGTAGACGAGGTAACAGATTGGCTGCAAGCGCGCGGCATTACCCACTTGAACGCGGCATATGGCTGTTCTCTGGGCGGTGCGTGTCTGACACGCTTTCTCGCCTTGGGAAAAATCCCGGTCGAGCGCGCCGTTATTGATGCAGGCATTACGCCGTATCGGATGCCGCTGATTTTGCGCCGTCTCGCCTGCCTGCGAGACGATCTTGGTTTCAGGCTCATAGCGAAGAGCCGCAAGGTCCTTGAGACGGTCTATCCGCCAGAGCGCTGGACGATGCCGGGGCGCGATCCAGTGAAGGAGTATGATGCGCTGGCGGCGTATCTGAAAACCTATTCAAAACGCACCGTCCGCAACATTTTCTGGTCGGCGAACAATTATACTCTGCCGACGAAGCCGGCTGAAATGGGCTGCCAAATCACATATTGGTACGGCGAAGAGGAAAAGCAGGCGCGACACAGCAATATCTGCTTTATAAAGCAATATTTTCCACGGGCGCAACTGCATGAAATTCCGAAGATGGATCACGCGGAGCTTGTGATGATGTATCCGCAGGATTTTTATCGGAGAATCATGGAGTTCCTGACACACACATCGGCAGCTCAAAACAAAAGAAGCTGA
- a CDS encoding ABC transporter permease, whose amino-acid sequence MKIIVAIAFYFLYWGVCFLGTGTDKKNLMGLRSYPEEVQNRVRSDHQLGKAVPKGKSTAAVWLSNLLLFTVVFSALGLALRGVLNLDGYLSAFWYFLAFSEGLGLFDLLVIDLLWWRNTKRTRFSFLPEKKYYQNPKKHIESFWRGIPLFAAVAALSALIVTAF is encoded by the coding sequence ATGAAAATCATCGTTGCAATTGCTTTTTATTTTCTGTATTGGGGCGTATGTTTTCTTGGAACAGGCACGGACAAGAAAAATCTCATGGGGCTGCGTTCTTATCCCGAAGAAGTTCAAAACCGTGTGCGAAGCGACCATCAGCTTGGAAAGGCTGTTCCGAAGGGGAAATCCACCGCTGCCGTTTGGCTCAGCAATCTTTTGCTTTTCACAGTCGTGTTTTCCGCTTTAGGACTTGCGCTGAGAGGCGTGCTGAACTTGGACGGTTATCTGTCGGCATTTTGGTACTTTCTTGCGTTCAGCGAGGGGCTTGGGTTGTTCGATCTTTTGGTGATCGATCTTCTCTGGTGGCGCAACACAAAACGTACCCGCTTCTCTTTCCTGCCGGAGAAGAAATACTATCAAAATCCGAAAAAGCATATCGAATCGTTTTGGCGCGGTATCCCGTTGTTTGCCGCAGTCGCTGCACTGTCAGCCTTGATCGTCACGGCGTTTTGA
- a CDS encoding DUF6796 family protein — MKMSKEKRALIAGMIGCLLYVIGDFLFSATGKSQSTESIGLMVKVAYLDMATWRMVVSIICGVLGTALYYIGFHQMWKLLKQRLTQPKQQKWVKLFQIAYLTGTVCWGYVHAMFMNVALIFKFTFEKYGDMQAAAEIANKVFYCNAAPLLAAYILCDVLLSVVMLVMIWKRMLPLKNTAQRILASFCNPIVFTGIVGNLFTLLPWPLDQIDHGTESAGHLLVLVLGLVLLREKAKCGECKETVQ; from the coding sequence ATGAAAATGAGCAAAGAAAAACGAGCACTCATCGCAGGTATGATTGGGTGCCTTTTATATGTGATCGGCGACTTTTTGTTTTCGGCGACCGGGAAAAGCCAAAGCACAGAATCCATTGGGCTGATGGTCAAGGTCGCCTATCTTGATATGGCAACATGGCGCATGGTGGTCAGCATCATCTGCGGTGTTCTCGGAACGGCACTCTATTACATCGGTTTTCACCAGATGTGGAAGCTTTTGAAGCAACGCCTCACCCAACCGAAGCAGCAGAAATGGGTCAAGCTGTTTCAAATCGCCTATCTCACCGGCACGGTCTGCTGGGGCTATGTTCATGCTATGTTCATGAATGTGGCGCTGATCTTCAAGTTTACCTTTGAGAAATACGGCGATATGCAGGCGGCAGCTGAAATTGCCAACAAGGTGTTTTACTGCAACGCCGCGCCGCTGCTGGCAGCATATATCCTGTGTGATGTACTTCTTTCCGTCGTGATGCTCGTTATGATCTGGAAAAGGATGCTCCCGCTGAAAAACACAGCACAGCGGATATTGGCATCCTTCTGCAACCCCATCGTTTTTACGGGGATTGTGGGAAATCTCTTCACGCTTCTGCCGTGGCCGCTGGATCAGATCGATCACGGCACGGAATCCGCCGGACACCTGCTGGTTTTGGTATTGGGGCTGGTTTTGCTTCGGGAGAAGGCAAAATGTGGAGAATGTAAGGAGACCGTGCAATGA
- a CDS encoding L-2-amino-thiazoline-4-carboxylic acid hydrolase: MKYMGMPMGMWALFAGSFQKQLTAVLGYDAATARAITKKAKPQYRQIIRRLPEFEKADRFKMNIVNCAMLGAFILSVPQRPEVDRLTDYYAKSMMTKPMQWFCRKSGKSKFTPKDIAAMKATATLKAADRNPYSWNMEFYEYPDGSGYEGRFTKCGICVLMKELGLYDLTPALCHLDYTMSEAGGVTNFVRQYTLASGGPYCDCGYKKKG; the protein is encoded by the coding sequence ATGAAATACATGGGTATGCCCATGGGAATGTGGGCGCTGTTTGCCGGCTCTTTTCAAAAGCAGCTGACCGCTGTGCTGGGCTATGATGCAGCCACCGCAAGAGCCATCACGAAAAAGGCAAAGCCGCAATACCGGCAGATCATCCGCAGGCTGCCGGAGTTTGAAAAAGCGGACCGCTTCAAGATGAACATCGTCAACTGCGCAATGCTCGGCGCGTTCATCCTCTCCGTGCCGCAACGTCCGGAGGTGGACAGGCTGACGGATTACTACGCAAAGTCCATGATGACAAAGCCCATGCAGTGGTTCTGCCGCAAGAGCGGAAAAAGCAAGTTCACCCCAAAGGACATTGCCGCTATGAAGGCAACCGCCACTCTGAAAGCCGCCGACCGCAACCCTTACTCGTGGAACATGGAGTTTTACGAATACCCGGACGGCAGCGGCTACGAGGGACGCTTTACCAAGTGCGGCATCTGTGTGCTGATGAAGGAGCTGGGTCTGTACGATCTGACCCCTGCCCTGTGCCATCTGGACTACACCATGAGCGAAGCGGGTGGTGTGACAAATTTTGTGCGGCAGTACACCCTTGCCTCCGGCGGGCCCTACTGCGACTGCGGGTACAAAAAGAAAGGGTAA
- a CDS encoding L-2-amino-thiazoline-4-carboxylic acid hydrolase, with the protein MKRKETYLSRDFRETAAQRFPAQAKELNAAFDARLSALLAENAGASKEKQYHLKRQILPGIAAYETLQRVMPKEEALQTVHGYVERLARTSHKQLAALLHIPGLYRLVPSVFVKSTRSVFGPAAGFAPKELQTGNGVWRVDMMKCPYHDTCTEYGCPELCRCFCDSDDISYTGLHPKLIWERSMTLGRGNDRCDFCMKVR; encoded by the coding sequence ATGAAGAGGAAGGAAACCTATCTTTCCCGTGACTTTCGGGAGACTGCGGCGCAACGCTTTCCCGCGCAGGCAAAGGAACTGAACGCCGCTTTTGATGCACGCCTGAGTGCGCTGCTGGCTGAAAACGCGGGTGCAAGCAAGGAAAAGCAGTACCACCTCAAGCGGCAGATCTTACCGGGCATTGCGGCCTACGAAACCCTGCAGCGGGTCATGCCGAAAGAAGAAGCACTGCAAACCGTTCACGGCTATGTGGAGCGGCTGGCGAGAACGAGCCACAAACAGCTTGCCGCCCTGCTGCACATACCGGGGCTTTACCGCCTTGTTCCCAGCGTTTTTGTCAAATCCACCCGGAGCGTTTTCGGCCCGGCGGCGGGCTTTGCCCCAAAAGAACTGCAGACCGGTAACGGCGTCTGGCGTGTGGATATGATGAAGTGTCCCTATCACGACACCTGCACAGAATACGGCTGCCCGGAGCTGTGCCGCTGCTTTTGCGACAGTGATGACATCAGCTATACCGGACTGCATCCGAAGCTGATCTGGGAGAGAAGCATGACGCTGGGGCGTGGAAATGACCGCTGCGATTTTTGCATGAAGGTCAGATAA
- a CDS encoding alpha/beta fold hydrolase, with protein MEIKRFGNIEGKTMMLLHGNLMCWQQFEDLIPLLERKFCVYAVSFDGFDGTGETTYTTARDQADKLAAYIEKELDGQLDLLFAESLGCGPAVFLKASPTVQIDRMILSGPEYLDFGVLNRLILKVMPQKQYRTAHEKYMPAWALRFMGQTEQGMQTMLRRIPDHISLESVRATWEAGLYLYRTDFLVQPDAKVACWYGEKEGHMKKAIQRLRTAYPSLIVRCFPGFGHGEIINHPALLVSEMEHFLADGETVADAQQNQESEIQ; from the coding sequence ATGGAAATCAAACGATTCGGCAATATAGAGGGAAAGACCATGATGCTGCTGCACGGAAATCTTATGTGCTGGCAGCAGTTTGAGGACTTGATCCCGCTGCTGGAAAGGAAATTCTGCGTGTATGCCGTCAGCTTCGACGGCTTTGATGGAACCGGTGAAACGACCTACACGACTGCCCGGGATCAGGCGGACAAGTTGGCCGCTTATATTGAAAAAGAGCTTGACGGACAGTTGGATCTGCTTTTTGCAGAGTCGCTGGGCTGCGGACCGGCTGTTTTTCTGAAGGCTTCCCCAACCGTTCAGATCGATCGGATGATCCTCAGCGGGCCGGAGTATCTGGATTTCGGAGTGCTGAATCGACTGATTTTGAAGGTCATGCCGCAAAAGCAATATCGAACGGCACACGAAAAGTACATGCCTGCATGGGCGCTGCGCTTTATGGGGCAGACGGAGCAGGGAATGCAGACTATGCTCCGCCGTATCCCGGATCATATCAGCTTGGAATCCGTCCGGGCCACTTGGGAGGCAGGACTTTATCTCTATCGAACGGACTTTTTGGTACAGCCCGATGCAAAGGTCGCCTGTTGGTACGGAGAAAAAGAAGGGCACATGAAAAAGGCCATCCAGCGGCTGCGGACGGCATATCCGAGCCTGATCGTCCGCTGTTTCCCCGGTTTCGGCCATGGCGAGATCATCAATCATCCGGCACTGCTTGTGTCGGAGATGGAGCACTTTCTGGCAGACGGCGAGACAGTGGCAGATGCGCAGCAGAATCAGGAAAGTGAAATACAATGA
- a CDS encoding N-acetyltransferase — MKVTTLDEKSIRDIGHAFGYYDYGEETGMAAAFSGKEATANYICAYVRGVLRGGFLHTTSERGEGYIAYKLPKEKMGLKTMWQIACGMLHNSTLKRLLQFGIAIKRGGASLQDRMDKEKKPYIFVGLVCVREQYQGQGYMRKVLDLAFAEGDRLGVPVILETDAKSKCDKYVHLGMELAGVRDIGEFGKLYDLIKKPDAEKQQSVSTEASTSK; from the coding sequence ATGAAAGTTACAACATTAGACGAGAAATCCATCCGTGATATCGGCCATGCCTTCGGCTATTATGACTACGGAGAGGAAACGGGAATGGCCGCTGCCTTTTCCGGGAAAGAAGCCACGGCAAACTATATCTGCGCTTATGTGCGCGGGGTGCTGCGGGGCGGCTTTCTGCACACCACCAGCGAGCGGGGCGAGGGATATATCGCCTACAAGCTGCCAAAGGAGAAGATGGGACTCAAGACGATGTGGCAGATCGCCTGCGGAATGCTGCACAACTCCACCCTGAAACGCCTTCTGCAATTTGGTATTGCCATCAAGCGGGGCGGGGCCTCCCTGCAGGACCGCATGGACAAGGAAAAGAAACCCTACATCTTCGTTGGACTTGTCTGTGTGCGGGAGCAGTATCAGGGGCAGGGCTATATGCGAAAGGTGCTGGACCTTGCCTTTGCCGAGGGCGACCGGCTGGGCGTGCCGGTGATCCTGGAAACGGATGCAAAAAGCAAGTGCGACAAATATGTCCATCTGGGCATGGAACTTGCCGGAGTGCGGGACATCGGCGAATTTGGAAAGCTGTATGACCTGATCAAAAAACCGGACGCGGAAAAGCAGCAGTCTGTCAGTACGGAGGCATCAACATCAAAATGA
- a CDS encoding helix-turn-helix transcriptional regulator — protein MIDIIFHDKTGVTPYNPGQTGGFENAAGSGEIHYYRLFDGVGIMLLRLEMETYTEIRTQIGMIEINFCINGRFETSFSMRDSVLLKPGDMAVSCYDGRHGTRSESRFPLGCYEGLCLEVDPAAAQNWLEKNAPGFSVDFAVLKQNLLGNRWFMFGTAGPRCEHVFRELYENAPYMDLRFLRLKVVELLMLLSRIPQEEGTDLYCSTEQTELAHHLRDHLLTNREGYVSLAQLAEEHGISVSHLQKMFKQVYGVPVYHYIKEYRLEQAAVELVRSAKPITQIAQNAGYDNASKFSEAFRKRYGTTPSQYRTHANGLAKRSREIRME, from the coding sequence ATGATTGATATCATTTTTCATGACAAAACGGGGGTCACTCCCTATAATCCCGGACAAACAGGCGGCTTTGAAAATGCGGCCGGAAGTGGAGAAATTCACTATTACCGGCTGTTTGATGGCGTGGGGATCATGCTGCTGCGGCTGGAGATGGAGACCTATACGGAAATCCGCACGCAGATCGGTATGATAGAGATCAATTTCTGCATCAATGGCCGTTTTGAAACCAGCTTTTCCATGCGTGATAGCGTTCTGCTAAAGCCGGGGGATATGGCCGTCAGCTGCTACGACGGACGGCATGGAACACGTTCAGAGTCACGGTTCCCGCTGGGCTGTTACGAAGGGCTGTGTCTGGAAGTTGATCCAGCAGCCGCTCAGAACTGGCTTGAGAAGAACGCACCGGGCTTTTCGGTGGATTTTGCGGTACTGAAGCAGAATCTTCTGGGAAACCGATGGTTCATGTTCGGTACGGCAGGACCCCGCTGTGAGCACGTTTTCCGGGAATTGTACGAAAATGCGCCCTACATGGATCTCCGGTTCCTGCGGCTCAAGGTGGTGGAGCTGTTGATGCTGCTGAGCCGCATTCCGCAGGAGGAAGGAACGGACTTGTACTGTTCTACCGAACAGACCGAACTAGCACACCATCTCCGGGATCACCTTCTGACAAACCGGGAGGGGTATGTCTCCCTTGCGCAGCTGGCAGAAGAACACGGGATCTCGGTTTCGCACCTGCAAAAAATGTTCAAACAGGTCTACGGTGTGCCAGTATACCACTATATCAAGGAATACCGTCTGGAACAGGCTGCCGTAGAGCTTGTCCGGAGCGCAAAGCCCATTACGCAGATCGCACAGAATGCAGGATATGACAACGCCAGCAAGTTTTCGGAGGCTTTCCGGAAACGATATGGAACGACCCCGTCGCAGTACCGCACCCACGCAAATGGACTCGCAAAACGGAGCAGGGAAATCAGAATGGAGTAG
- a CDS encoding ABC transporter ATP-binding protein, with the protein MKKRSDFSRLMGYAGGHRVFTYASLVLSAVSALMALIPFLYIWMILRDVLNAAPNYAQAVNIPRYGWMAVLFAVLSYLIYIAALMCSHLSAFRVATNLRLAASEHLAVLPLGFTETFGSGKLRKIIHESTGAAETYLAHQLPDQYNAIATPVGLLVLLLAFDWRLGLLSLAPVVLAFLIMATMTGKRMAEKMRQYGNALEAMSNEAVEYVRGIPVVKTFGQSVFSFKKFKATIDEYEKWVISYTKDLRLPMMFYTAAVNGMFAFLIAGGLLFTAHGVTTEFLLNLLFYIIITPVISLTLTRMMYMSENKMVVADALARIDSVLEAAPMQVQAVPQYPKDSSVTLQDVHFSYDGKTEVIKGVSLEIQPGQTVAFVGPSGGGKSTLANLVCRFFDVQSGSVRVGGADVRDIPKEELMDTISFVFQNSRLLKGSILDNVRLGRAQATEAEVLAALKAAQCMDIVEKFPAGIHTVIGTKGVYLSGGEQQRIAIARAMLKNAPILILDEATAFADPDNEAKVQAAFAQLAKGKTVLMIAHRLSTVANADCIYVVQDGQIVESGTKDELRAQNSLFARMWQDYQASVQWKVAKEG; encoded by the coding sequence TTGAAAAAACGATCGGACTTTTCCCGGCTGATGGGCTATGCAGGCGGACATCGGGTATTCACCTATGCTTCACTGGTGCTCTCCGCTGTCAGCGCACTGATGGCGCTGATCCCGTTCCTCTATATCTGGATGATCCTGCGGGATGTGCTGAACGCAGCGCCAAACTATGCGCAGGCGGTGAACATCCCTCGTTACGGCTGGATGGCAGTGTTATTCGCGGTGCTGTCTTACCTCATTTACATTGCGGCGCTGATGTGCTCCCACCTGTCGGCGTTCCGGGTGGCGACCAATCTGCGGCTGGCGGCGTCGGAGCATCTGGCGGTGCTGCCGCTGGGCTTTACCGAGACTTTCGGCAGCGGCAAGCTGCGTAAAATCATCCACGAGAGCACCGGAGCCGCCGAGACCTATCTGGCCCACCAGCTGCCCGACCAGTACAACGCCATCGCCACCCCGGTGGGGCTGCTGGTTTTGCTGCTGGCGTTCGACTGGCGGCTGGGTCTGCTGAGCCTTGCGCCGGTGGTGCTGGCCTTTCTCATCATGGCCACCATGACCGGCAAGCGGATGGCCGAAAAAATGCGGCAGTACGGCAACGCCTTGGAGGCTATGTCCAACGAGGCAGTGGAATACGTCCGGGGCATCCCGGTGGTCAAGACCTTCGGGCAGTCGGTATTTTCTTTCAAAAAGTTCAAGGCCACCATTGACGAATATGAAAAATGGGTCATCTCCTACACCAAAGACCTGCGCCTGCCCATGATGTTCTATACCGCCGCCGTCAACGGGATGTTCGCCTTTCTGATTGCGGGCGGGCTGCTGTTCACGGCTCACGGTGTGACCACGGAATTTCTGCTGAACCTGCTGTTCTATATTATCATCACGCCGGTGATCTCCCTGACCCTGACCCGCATGATGTACATGAGTGAGAACAAGATGGTGGTGGCGGATGCGCTGGCACGCATCGACTCGGTGCTGGAGGCGGCGCCCATGCAGGTGCAGGCTGTTCCGCAGTACCCGAAGGATTCCTCTGTCACGTTGCAGGATGTGCATTTCAGCTACGACGGAAAAACCGAGGTCATCAAGGGCGTTTCGCTGGAGATTCAGCCGGGGCAGACCGTGGCTTTTGTAGGCCCCTCCGGCGGCGGCAAATCCACGCTGGCAAACCTTGTCTGCCGGTTCTTTGATGTGCAGAGCGGCAGCGTCCGGGTGGGCGGAGCGGATGTGCGGGACATCCCCAAGGAAGAGTTGATGGACACCATCTCCTTTGTGTTCCAGAACAGCCGCCTGCTCAAGGGCAGCATTCTGGACAACGTCCGGCTGGGCAGAGCGCAGGCCACCGAAGCCGAGGTGCTGGCGGCACTGAAAGCTGCACAGTGCATGGATATCGTGGAGAAGTTCCCGGCGGGCATCCATACCGTCATTGGCACCAAGGGCGTGTATCTTTCCGGCGGCGAGCAGCAGCGCATCGCCATTGCCCGCGCCATGCTGAAAAATGCGCCCATCCTGATCCTGGACGAGGCCACCGCCTTTGCCGACCCGGACAATGAAGCAAAAGTACAGGCTGCTTTTGCTCAGCTTGCCAAGGGCAAAACGGTGCTGATGATTGCACACCGCCTGTCCACCGTCGCCAACGCCGACTGCATCTATGTGGTGCAGGATGGGCAGATTGTGGAATCCGGCACAAAGGACGAACTGCGTGCGCAGAACAGCCTGTTTGCCCGGATGTGGCAGGATTATCAGGCGTCGGTGCAGTGGAAGGTCGCAAAGGAGGGGTAA